The Bacteroidia bacterium genomic interval GTCGTCGAAACCATGCGTTAATTCATGTCCAATTACAGCGCCAATGGCAGCATAATTAACCGCATCATCGGCACCGGCAAAATAGAAAGGAGGCTGCATAATTCCGGCAGGGAAGGTAATTTCATTGCTGGTTGGGTTGTAATAGGCATTAACTGTTGGCGGGCTCATTAGCCATTCCATTTTATCAACCGGTTTGGGAAGTTTTTCGTAATTATGACGAATTTCAAACTCCACCGAATTGATGTAATTTTCGAAGTGAGAATTTCTGGAGATGGTTAATTTGCTGTAATCTCTCCAGGTGTCGGGGTAGCCCAATTTACGGATAATGGTATTTAATTTCTTTTGAGCTTTTTCTTTGGTTTCGGCGCTCATCCAATCCAAACCATTGATGCGCTCGCGGTAAGCAGCAATGAGGTTGTTCACCATTTCATCTACCTTTTTCTTAGATTCTTCAGGGAAGTACTTAGCCACAAACAATTGACCTAAAGCCTCACCCATCATTTGGTCAACTTCCGAAATAGCCCTTTTCCATCTTGGTTTCATTTTCTTTTGTCCCGACAAAGCAGTACCATAGAAATCGAAATTAACTTGAGCTACTTCGTCGCTTAGTTGATCCGAAAATGAAGTGATGATATTCCAGCGTAGGTAAGCTTTCCAAACATCCAGGGGTTGAGATTTAATTAAATCGCTGGCTTTTTGGAAAAAATCAGGCTGACCGATGATTACTTCCTTTGCAGCACCCAATCCGATAGCTTGCAAATAGGTAGAAAATTTAATATTCGGATATTTGGAATCCAGCTCGGCAATAGACCATTTGTTGTATTGTTTCTCTAAATCCCGAAGTTCCACATTGGTCATAGAGGCTTTTGCAAGTTCTACTTCCAGGTTATAAACTTTTTCGGCATTGGCAGTTGCGGTTTCTTTTGATTCTCCCAGAAGTTCAAAGTCTTTCACCAACAATTGTTTGTATTTATCTTGAAGCGATTTGGAATCGGGGTCGTTTCTAAGGTAATAATCCCGATCGGGCATGCCTAATCCGCCTTGGTTGGCCTGAGCAATATTTACGCTGGAGCTTTTTGGGTCGGCGCTCACATAAATAGACCAAACGCCTTTTACACCTTTCATTTGCGAAGTAGCAAACCAGGCCATCAGTTGGTCGTTGGTTTTAATTTCATTCACTTGTTGAAGGAAACGAGCCAAGGGTTTTACGCCGTCTTTATTCTTCTTAACCGAATCCATGTAAGTGAAGTAGTAATCTCCAATTTTTTGTCCATTGGAACCCGGAGTATTTGCTTTTTTGGTATTTTCTTCCAAAATGCCTCTCAAGCGGTATTGGTTTTCTTCCAGTAAAGCAGAAAAACTGCCCCATTTGCTTTCGGTCGAAGGAACAGGATTGTTTTTTAACCAGCCACCATTGGCGAATTCATAGAAATCATCTTGTGGGCGTACCGATTTATCCATATTGGCCAAATCGATTGGTTTAACCTGAGATTTATCTTTCCCATCCGGGGTAAAGGAATAGAATAGAACGATGCCTGACAGAGCGGCAAGTCCAATGGCATTTTGCAATTTCATTTAAAACTAAATTTGGGTAAGCGGGGTCAAAAGTATAGTTTATCCCCAAACTCGCAAATAAAGATTCCTAAGTAGAAAACCTGTACAAAAAAGGACATTAATTTCCGGACTGATTCTCGCGAATTTGTTTTTGGTACAATTCGAAGTAACTTCCTTTAAGAGCAATGAGGCTATCATGGTCACCTTCTTCCACGAGGCGACCTTCATCAAGAACCAGAATATGATCGGCATCTTTAACAGAACTGACCCGATGAGAGATAATAATACTGGTTTTCCCTTGCATTACCTTTTTGAGGTTGGCAAGGATATTTTCCTCTGTTTGGGTATCTACTGCTGACAAGCAATCATCGAAAATTAGAATTTTCGGATTACGAATAATTGCTCTGGCAATGCTTACCCGTTGTTTTTGTCCACCCGAAAGAGTTATTCCTCTTTCCCCGACAATGGTATCGAAACCTTTCGGAAAAGCCGAAATATTGTCATAAATATCCGCGTCTTTAGCTGCTTGGGCAATAAGAGCCTGGTTGGTTTTATCCTGAATACCAAAGGCAATGTTATTAGCTATGGTATCACTAAAGAGAAAAACCTCTTGAGGGACATAACCGGTTTGGTGACGAAGGCTATCCAAGTTTAGCTTGGTTAGGTTTTGATTATCGATTAAAATCTCCCCTGAACTAGCATCAAACAAGCGGAGTATGAGAGAGGCAATGGTACTTTTTCCGCTTCCGGTTCGGCCAATGATAGCCAAAGTTTTACCGGCTTGTACCGAAAAGCTCAGTTCATCCAAGGCTTTAATTCCACTTTCCGGATAAACAAAGCTCACCTTATTAAACTCAATTTTCCCTTGAATTTCCAGGCTATCAAAATTGGAATTTTGAATTTCCGGCTTGGTAAATAAAAATTCATTAATCCGCTGTTGAGAAGCTGCTGCCCGCTGAACAATGCTACTAACCCAACCAATTGAGGCAAAAGGCCAGGTTAACATATTAATGTATACAATAAATTCGGCAATATTCCCCAGGCTTAGTTCCCCTGAAATTACCTGTTTACCTCCGATATAAACAGTTAATATGGTGCTTAAACCAATGAGAATCATCATTACCGGGAAAAACAAGGAATTAATGTATGCCAACTGCATCGATTCCTTTTTATAGGCTTGGCTATCCGATTCAAAATAGCGTATATAAGCCGATTCCCGATTGTAGGCCTTAATAATTCGGATACCAGAAAAAGCTTGTTGCACATTGGAACTAATGGTGCTTAACATGGCTTGAACCTTTTCGCTTTGCTTGTTGATTTTCTGGCTAACCCAATAAATCAATACTGACATCAAAGGAAGCGGTAACAAGGCATAAAAACTTAGTTCAACATTTACCGAAAACATGCTGTACAAAACAATGACAATAGTAGCTGCCAGGTTGGTAGTGTACATAATTGCCGGACCAATATACATTCGGGTACGGCTAACATCTTCGGTTATACGATTCATTAAGTCACCCGTGCTGTTTAACTTATAAAAAGACAAACTCAATTTTTGGTAGTGGTCGTATAAATCATTTTTGATATCGAACTCTATTAACCGGGACATAACGATTAATGTTTGACGCATCAGAAACATAAAAAAACCTTTGATTAAGGCCATAGATATTAGCAAGATGCCGCATATAATAAGGGCTTTTGAGAATATTTCCAGAAACTCCGAATTCAGGTTGAAACCATTGAAAGTTCGTGCAATATTTACAGACTCCACCACCAAATCAACTGCATACCGAACCACCCTGGCCGGGTAAATAGCGAACACATTAGATAAAACAACGAAAAGAATTCCGAACGACAATCTAACCCAATACCTGGCGAAATACTTATTTAACGACCATAAAGCCTTCATAGAAGTGGCAAAAGTACTAAGAATGAAATCAAATATTGTATTCTTCCCCACATTTTAAATTGGAATTCTTCATCCTTAAAAAAATCTTCATGAACAAACCTGATACATTGATCACAAACTAATCAATAGTACTTTTTAGCTTCGTTTCAAGACAAGTGAAAGTATGGTTTTCATGTAAATTTGAATTGAAAGAAAACCTAACTAACACTCTCCAGGGATTAACTCAAATCGGCCCACCTCCCAGCTCATTTGCCATTGGTTCACTTTGTTTCAAATGACAATTTTAGGATAAAACCATGAATACAATATAACTGTGCAAAATGCACAAAAACTTAGTGGTCCTTCAAAAAGAATTAAAAATAAAATGAGCCCTATTCGAAATGGAGTAAGCTAAAAATCTATGGTTTTCTTAAAATTCATGAAGAAA includes:
- a CDS encoding M13 family metallopeptidase, translated to MKLQNAIGLAALSGIVLFYSFTPDGKDKSQVKPIDLANMDKSVRPQDDFYEFANGGWLKNNPVPSTESKWGSFSALLEENQYRLRGILEENTKKANTPGSNGQKIGDYYFTYMDSVKKNKDGVKPLARFLQQVNEIKTNDQLMAWFATSQMKGVKGVWSIYVSADPKSSSVNIAQANQGGLGMPDRDYYLRNDPDSKSLQDKYKQLLVKDFELLGESKETATANAEKVYNLEVELAKASMTNVELRDLEKQYNKWSIAELDSKYPNIKFSTYLQAIGLGAAKEVIIGQPDFFQKASDLIKSQPLDVWKAYLRWNIITSFSDQLSDEVAQVNFDFYGTALSGQKKMKPRWKRAISEVDQMMGEALGQLFVAKYFPEESKKKVDEMVNNLIAAYRERINGLDWMSAETKEKAQKKLNTIIRKLGYPDTWRDYSKLTISRNSHFENYINSVEFEIRHNYEKLPKPVDKMEWLMSPPTVNAYYNPTSNEITFPAGIMQPPFYFAGADDAVNYAAIGAVIGHELTHGFDDQGSQFDEEGNMKDWWTASDKEKFLNKTQMVVAQFNGYVAIDSLHINGELTLGENIADLGGLSISYAAFQKTTQAKEGKLIDGFTPNQRFFLSWAQIWRTNFTPAAMKKQVNTNPHSPGKFRGNGPLTNLTEFYEAFGVKEGDKMWVAPEKRAKIW
- a CDS encoding ABC transporter ATP-binding protein/permease, which translates into the protein MKALWSLNKYFARYWVRLSFGILFVVLSNVFAIYPARVVRYAVDLVVESVNIARTFNGFNLNSEFLEIFSKALIICGILLISMALIKGFFMFLMRQTLIVMSRLIEFDIKNDLYDHYQKLSLSFYKLNSTGDLMNRITEDVSRTRMYIGPAIMYTTNLAATIVIVLYSMFSVNVELSFYALLPLPLMSVLIYWVSQKINKQSEKVQAMLSTISSNVQQAFSGIRIIKAYNRESAYIRYFESDSQAYKKESMQLAYINSLFFPVMMILIGLSTILTVYIGGKQVISGELSLGNIAEFIVYINMLTWPFASIGWVSSIVQRAAASQQRINEFLFTKPEIQNSNFDSLEIQGKIEFNKVSFVYPESGIKALDELSFSVQAGKTLAIIGRTGSGKSTIASLILRLFDASSGEILIDNQNLTKLNLDSLRHQTGYVPQEVFLFSDTIANNIAFGIQDKTNQALIAQAAKDADIYDNISAFPKGFDTIVGERGITLSGGQKQRVSIARAIIRNPKILIFDDCLSAVDTQTEENILANLKKVMQGKTSIIISHRVSSVKDADHILVLDEGRLVEEGDHDSLIALKGSYFELYQKQIRENQSGN